The Acinonyx jubatus isolate Ajub_Pintada_27869175 chromosome D1, VMU_Ajub_asm_v1.0, whole genome shotgun sequence genome includes a window with the following:
- the TMEM109 gene encoding transmembrane protein 109, whose amino-acid sequence MAGPPRGKHVFKVILTVLVALILLHSASSQSHADFVPPGQQKREAPVDLLSQIGRSVRGTLEAWLGPETIHLVSETLSQVMWAISSAISVAFFALSGTAAQLLNALGLDGDHLTQGLKLSPSQVQTFLLWGAGALVVYWLLSLLLGLVLALLGRILWGLKLVLFLAGFVALVRSVPDPSTRALLLLALLTLYALLSRLTGTRASGAQLEAKVRGLERQVEELRWRQRRAAKGPRGVEEE is encoded by the exons ATGGCAGGCCCACCGCGGGGCAAGCATGTGTTCAAAGTCATCCTGACGGTCCTGGTGGCCCTCATCCTCCTCCACTCGGCATCATCCCAGTCCCACGCAGACTTCGTGCCACCAGGCCAGCAGAAGAGGGAGGCCCCGGTTGACCTCTTGAGCCAGATAGGTCGATCTGTGCGGGGAACGCTGGAGGCCTGGCTCGGGCCAGAGACCATTCACCTGGTTTCAGAG ACCTTGTCTCAGGTGATGTGGGCCATCTCATCAGCCATCTCGGTGGCCTTCTTCGCGCTGTCTGGGACTGCTGCGCAGCTGCTGAATGCCTTGGGGCTAGATG GAGATCACCTCACCCAGGGCCTGAAGCTCAGCCCCAGCCAGGTGCAGACCTTCCTgctgtggggagcaggggcccTAGTTGTCTATTGGCTTCTGTCCCTGCTCCTTGGCTTGGTGTTGGCCTTGCTGGGGCGGATCCTGTGGGGCCTGAAGCTTGTCCTCTTCCTGGCCGGCTTTGTGGCCCTGGTGAGGTCAGTGCCCGACCCTTCCACCCGGGCCTTGCTCCTCCTGGCCTTGCTGACCCTCTACGCCTTGCTGAGCCGGCTCACTGGCACCCGGGCCTCAGGGGCCCAACTGGAGGCCAAGGTTCGAGGCCTGGAGCGCCAGGTGGAAGAGCTGCGCTGGCGACAGAGGCGGGCGGCCAAGGGGCCCCGGGGTGTGGAGGAGGAGTGA